The region AAGTAAAGAATCGTTCCCTGAACTTATCAAGAGATTTCAAACCTGGAGGTGAAAGAGGCTGTCAACATCTTCCGCAGAAATCGACACCTGGTCTTGTGCGAAGGTTACGTCAAAGGCTTGATCCACAGAGAATCCCAGAGCCTTGCATCTTCTTACGCCTTAGCGTCCAAAATCATAAAGGGCAATGACTTTCTTAAGTCAATGAAGATGAATAGAAGGATCCATGATGATGATGAGTCCCTGGAGAGGCGCTCATCATTTATAAGAGACGAAAGAATCAAGGTTGATAGATAATAAAATTACACCCAACACTCCTTGGGAACCCCAACCCGGAGTGGTTATTGAGGACATGAAAAAAATGAAAGGAAAATGAGAAACAAAAGAGAGCCAAAGCCTTAGCCCGAGTGGACACCCCTTGACAGGTCCCGGGCTGATATCTTgagagaagtcaaagaaaagCCTTTCTACTATCCTCCAAAGCCCTTCCTCGCTCCCCCAGAGAACATGGCGAAAGAAGCACTACAGATACCATGAAGATCATGGTCACACGACCGAGAACTGCTTTTCTTTCAAAATGTTCATTGAGGATCAGATCAAAATAGGGAACATGAACCTGAAGTACGTGTGGAGGAATCCTGTTGACAAAGACAAAGCCCCAGGCAACAGCAAGCACGTGGTCAACATCGTAATTGGAGGTACTGTGTCCCCACCCTAGAGCCCAGATATGGACAACGATATCATGATGATCTAGCCCTTTGAAGATGAGCCAATATACTTCTCTTATGGCGATTATGAGGGACTGGATCCCGGACACAATCAAGCTTTGGTGGTGACCCTGGATGTAGTAGACAACGAAGTAAAGATGATTGTGGTTGACAACGGATCATCTGCAAACATAGTATCTGAGCACACGCTCCACATAATGAAATTAGGCCACCTGCGTATGGACCCCTGCCTTGAAGACCCTCTCTATGGCTTCGAAAATTCCATGATTCCTATCCAAAGAGTAATTTATCTTCCTGTCACCTTTGGAACTGCCCCACAGCAGGTATCGCATGTCATGAAATTCTATGTCATATGTGTAGCCTCATCATATAacattatcttggggagacccACCATCACCAAGCTCCGGgccataccctcaactattcatCCAAAGCTCAAGTTTTCAACCCCGAGTGAAATTGGAGAGCTCAAAGGGGACAGAGATATGGCAAGCAAGTGCTTTGGGCAGGCACTAGTCATGCCAGAAACGGAGCCTGAGAACAGAAAGAAGGGCATATCCCTACCTAAGGGACAATGCAAAAAAAACCACTAGGAACACCTCAGCAAGAGACCAAGGATGGATGTGAATGTCATTGAAGATTCAGGCTACATGTAACCAATGCAGATGCCTGAATTCAAAAGTTCatggaaataaaagaaaaaaccAAGGTTGAACCAGCAACATAAATAATGGATATCGAGTTTGAACCCGGGAACCCCTCTCGGAAGTTAAAGATTGGAAGAAGGCTGGAAATGACATTTTAGAAAGAACTAATTGACTTGTTGAAATAATACGCAATTCGTGTGGGGCCCAGAGGACATGCCCATGTGCTGGTCAAAAAACCAAATGGCAAGTGGAGGATGTGTGTTGATTACACAAGCTTAAACTTTGCATGCCCAAAAGACTCCTACCCTCTTCCCAACATTGATTGATCGATACGACTTCGGGGCATGTAATGATACATTTCATGAATGACTTGTCtaggtacaatcagttcaagatgGACCCAAAGGACATTGCAAAAACAGCCTTCATCACTCACCAGGCTGTATACGCTTTCCTCATGATGTCATTCGGACTCATCAACGCCAGAGCAACCTACCAAAAAATGATGAACACGATCTTCAAAGATCAACTTGGAAGGAATATGGAGTAATATATCGATGACACGATCTTCAAGTCCAAGACTGTCCCGGATCACATCAGAGATATCAAAGAATTCTTCGACAACTTAAGAAAGTACAACATGAAGCTTAACCCGGAGAAATGTGTGTTCGGAGTGCCCTCTAGAAAGTTTCTCGGATTCATAATCAGCGAAAGAGAAATTGAGGCAAACCCGGTGAAGATTAATGCAATCATGGAGATGAAAGTTCCCAGAACACATAAAGATATTCAAAAGCTATCTGGATACCTCGCAGCCCTGCGAAGGTTCATCCCAAAGCTGACAAAAAATTTCCTACAATTTTTCGAGTTGCTCAAAGGGGCCCGAAATAAGAACTTAATAGACTGGACTCTGAAATGCAACACAACTTTCAAAGAAGTCAAAAAACAGCTCATGAACCACCCAGTTCTTTCCAAAGCAGAGCCCGGAAAACCCCTCTTAGTATACATAGCTGCTGGTCCGAAAGCCATCTCTGCTGCACTTATCCGCGAATAAAAGAACAATAAAACCCAGTGTACTATGTGAGCCAGGTCCTCAAAGATGCAGAAACTCGGTATCCAAACTTGGAAAAGTTTTCCTTAGCCCTTGTCAACGCAAGTAGGAAGCTTATGCAATACTTCCATGGCCTACAGATCAGAGTAGTCACGGACCAACCTCTCAGAAAAATCATTCATAAAATAGATGCATCCGGAAGACTTTTCAATTGGGAAACCGAGCTATGTCAATTCAACATCAAGTTTGTACCCCAAGACAGCGATAAAAGCTCAAGCACTAGTAGAGTTTGGTTTGGAAAACACCTTCCCCGAACCACCTCTGCTCAAAACAGATCTAGTCACCCCTAAGACGAACCCCCCAACAAAGATGCATCGAAACTATACGTAGATGATTACTCAACAGCTGAGAAATTTGGAGCAGGTCTTATTCTAATTAGTCCTGAAGGATTTACAATCCAACAAGTAATCATCTTCACCTTCAAAGCAATTAAAAATCAAGCCGAAGAAACCCCTTTCAAACTCAAATATGGTTCAAAAGCCAGACTCCTAGTAGAAACTGGATCTCCTTCTCATCGGGTCATCAACTTTGATGAGTTGTCCAATATTGAGGGCCTAAAAACCAATCTGGAGCTGCTGGACAAAGTAAGAGAAAGGGCAGTACGGAGAATTGAGAGGTATAAAGAAAAGACAAAACTCTACTTCGAAAAAAGGCCAAGATCAAGGAATATAAAGTTGGCGATCTTGTTCTCCGGGATGCAGAAGCCTCAGATCCAACAAACCATGGGAAACTACAGCCTAACTGGGAGGGACCATACAAAGTCAAGGCAATATTACGTACGAGAACCTACAAGATAAGCTATTTGAATGACATCGAGGTCCCGAACACTTGGCAGGGGCCTCACTTAAGGAAATTCTATCAATAACCATAAGGTGTGCAAGGCTACATTATTTCTATTGCACAAATAGAAAATTCAAGTATGTATCTATTTTCCCCGGAATGTAATCAATATCAAATTTGTAGTGGCCATGAAATACAATATTTTCAGCATCCCCTAGCTTAGAATAAATTCATTCCTGTACTAGATTATGTCTTTTATCTACACACCCAAATGCATGTTTAATTTTAAATATCAAACACAACCAATGTGTACTTagaaatttttttgaattttatttcTTACCCCTacttgtaacgcccccaaatccgggataAGGAATCtaggtcgtcacgccatccttcactcatgtgtaacctgtattgattaAATAATGCAACAGACCCCAATGTCATGCACA is a window of Apium graveolens cultivar Ventura chromosome 11, ASM990537v1, whole genome shotgun sequence DNA encoding:
- the LOC141695877 gene encoding putative mitochondrial protein AtMg00860, whose amino-acid sequence is MKLNPEKCVFGVPSRKFLGFIISEREIEANPVKINAIMEMKVPRTHKDIQKLSGYLAALRRFIPKLTKNFLQFFELLKGARNKNLIDWTLKCNTTFKEVKKQLMNHPVLSKAEPGKPLLVYIAAGPKAISAALIRE